TCGCGGTGCCGTCCGCGATCTGTTGCGCGAACACGAGCGCCTCGACAATCGTCCCGAAGACTTCCGCGCGCACTTTTTCGTCGGTGACGCGCAGCAGATACGACGGGTGATAGGTCGGCACGACGATGCACCCCTTGTGCTCGATGGTCTTGCCGAGATACTCGGACAGCGCCGTGCGATGGCCGGTGAGCGCCTTCAGCGCCGTCGCCCCGAGCGCGACCACCACTTTCGGCGCGACGCGTTTCAGTTCTTCCTCGAGCCAGAAGCGGCAGGCCTCGCGTTCGCGCTGCGTGGGCGCGAGATGGGCGCGCTCCTCGCCGTGCGCTTCCCACTTGAAGTGCTTCACCGCATTGGTCAGATAGAGCGATTCGCGCGCGAGCCCGGCCTCGGCGATGGCCTCGTCGAGCAGCGTGCCCGACGGACCGACGAACGGCGTGCCCGCGCGGTCCTCCTGATCGCCCGGCTGCTCGCCGACCAGCATCACGCGCGCACCGGCGGGACCCATGCCCGGCACGGCCTGCGTCGCGTTGCGCCAGAGCGAGCAGCGCCGGCATGCGTCGAGCGAGGGCGGCGCCGTGAGCATCGTGCCCTGGATCGGCTCCAGATCCGTGTTGATGGCCACTTCCATCTCGGGCGGCACACTGCGCGGCTCCCGATCGCGCCGCGAATACGGATCGGCGCGCGCGATCAGCGCGGGATCGGCACGTTCGTTCTGCGGGCTTTTCCAGTAACGCACCGGCATATGCGACGCCATTTCGGCGGCGTTCGCCTGCGCGGGCGCGAAGGTGCTCTCGTAATACGCGAGCCAGAGCGCCTCGATGGCGTCGCCGCTCACCGCTTCGCCGTTCATCTCGGTGTCGCCGAAGTCCATGGGCTTTTCTTCCGGCTCGCTCGTGCGGTCGACGCGCAGCAGCGCGCCGTCCCAGAAAGCGGCGCCGTGCGGCGTGGCGATCATCCACGTGGCGCTGCCCATGCGCGTTGCGAAATGCATGGCGGCGTGCTCCAGCAGATCGTGCAGCGGCTCGCACCAGCTGATGAACTCGGGCGGCCCGAGCGACACGTCGCGATGCCGGAAACGCAGCGTCTTGCGCATTTTGTTTTCCTCGGCCTCGACCGTTTCGATCATCTGCGCCAGCCGCCGGCCGTCCGCGTCTTCCGGCGATGCGATTGCGCGGTCGCCCTGGGTCCAGCGCCACAGCGCCTTGTAGAGAAACGGCCAGCGGTCCGGCGCGCGATAGCACGCCGCCGTTTCAAGCATGGCCAGAAATTTGTGGGCGATGCGCACGGGCTTTTTGGCGTCAGGATTTGCCGAGCCGGGCGCGGGCGGATCGATGCTGCCGAACACCGTGGCCGACGCATCCGTTTCGCGCCACGACACCTCCTCAGGCCGCAGACCTTCCATGAGGAGATTGCGCGCTTCGGTACGCCACGCGGCAAACGACGGATCGATGGTGACGCATTTCATCGGCGAGCGGAATCGGAAAAGTACTGTATATCCATACAGTAATTCTATCGATGCTCGCGGCTTTCCGGCAACTATTTAACGATGATCGCACCCTTTTGACGGAGCGTTTCGTCCGCGCTGCGAGGCCCGACATTTCATTTGACGAAACATGGGAACAGTCATTGCTGAAATCGATCCATCGCGGCCGCCGATTGCTTTGGCGAGTGCCTGACAACGAAACCAAACCAATACAAGGAGCCGACATGCTCGCCATCGTCATCCCTGCCCATAACGAAGCCCTGCATATCGGCGTGTGCGTGGCGGCGGCGCGCCGTGCCGCGGATCATCATCAATTGCTCGGCGAGGCGGCGCGCGTGATCGTCGTGCTCGACAGTTGCACCGACGACACCGGCGACATCGCGCGGGCGTTCGGCGCGGACGTGACGTCGATCGACGCGCGCAATGTCGGCATCGCGCGCGCCTACGGCGCCGAACGGGCGCTGGCGCTGGGCGCGCGCTGGCTCGCCTTCACCGATGCCGATACGACCGTCGCCGATGACTGGCTCGTGCGCCAGCTCGACTGCCGCGCCGATGCCGTGTGCGGCGTGATCGGCGTGCACGACTGGTCGCCGCATATCGGCGCGGTGCGCGAGCACTTCGGGCGCACCTACACGGATGCGGACGGGCATCGGCATATTCACGGCGCGAATATGGGCGTGTCGGCGAAGGCGTATGTGCGGGCCGGCGGCTTTCCGCCGCTGGAATCGAGCGAGGATGTCGCGCTCGTGGAGGCGCTTGTCGCGAGCGGCGCGCAGATCGAATGGAGCGCGGCGCCGCGCGTTTTGACGAGCGCGCGGACGGATTTTCGGGCGAAGAAGGGATTCGGCGCGACGCTGCTCGAAGTCAGCAAGCGTTATCTGCCGATTGGGTCGGATGCCGCGGATTCGGCGGCGATTGCGGCCTGAGGTTTCAACCGGTCGCCAGATCCCCCGGCAAATCGACATCGCGCAGCACGTTCGGATCATCGACCTCGACGATAAACGGCGCATGCATCGACAACAATCCACGCGCGCCGGCATCGCCATCGAGCGCGGCGAGCGTCTCCCGATGCGTCATGCCGAACCCAACCGGATGCCCGCGCTTGCCGCGATGCACCGGCGCCACCAGCGTTTCGCCGCTATCGAGCGCGCGGGCGACGGCTTCATACGTTGCGGGTTCGATCCACGGCATGTCGCCGAGCGCGACGAGCCAGCCATCGGCGTCGGACGTGGCGCGGACGGCGGCGGCGAGCGTCGCACCCATGCCGCGCTCGGCATCGATACTGAAGATGACCTTGCAGCCGGCTTCGTTCAGCACGTCGGCCAGTTTTTCGGCGCCCGGCCGCACGACAGCGATGACTTCGGAGGCCACCGCCAGCAAATGCCGCGCCGATTGAAATACAACAGGCGTGCCGTCGGGCAATGTGGCGAGCAGTTTGTTGCGCCGCCCGGACGGGTCGAAACGGGTGCCCAGGCCCGCCGCCAGCAGGATGCCGGTCGCGCTCGACGAATAGGTCATCGCAGCTGCTCGTGTGGGAATCGAACGGGAATTGTGCGGCGCATCGAAGCGCGCGGCAAGCACAAAAAAACCACGCGGCGGCCGTGAAAAAGCCGCCGCGTGGCGTGCTTCCGGTCACGCAGTCGTCGGCGGCAGGATGCGGTCGAGCGTGATCGGCAGGTCGCGCACGCGCACGCCTGTCGCGTGATACACCGCGTTGCCGAGCGCGCCCGCCACGCCCGTAATGCCGATTTCGCCGATGCCGCGCGCGCCGAGCGGATTGATGAGCGGATCGGGCTGGCCGACGAATGAGATATCCAGCATGCCGATGTCCGCGTTCACCGGCACGTGATACTCCGCGAGATTCGCGTTCGTGTAGCGCCCGTAGCGCGAATCCATTTCGCCTTTCTCGAAGAGCGCCGAGCCCACGCCCCACACGATGCCGCCCATCAGCTGACTATGCGCGGTCTTCTCGTTGAGCAGCGTGCCGACGTCATATACGCCGACGATGCGCGGCACGCGGATCACGCCGAGATCGGCATCGACGTGCACTTCCACGAACACCGCGCCGAACGAGTGAAACGCGTACTGCTTCTTTTCGTCGCCGGGGCGCGTGGTGGCGGTGGCCTCGATCGCGCGTCCGCCGTTGCGGGCGATGATCGCCGCCGCCGGATCGCGCTTGTCCGGATTCGACACGCTCACGACCCAGCCGTTGGACACCGTCACGTCCTCGCGCGCGAGACCCGCGACGGGCGAGCCGCGGTCGGCCAACGCCAGCGCGATCAACTGATCGCGTGCCTGGAGCGACGCCGCGCGCACCGCCGGCGACACGCTCGCCGCCGATTGCGAGCCGCCCGACACCGGCGCCTTCGGCAACGACGAATCGCCGAGCGCGAAACGCACGTAATCGGGCGGAAAGCCGAGCGCGTCGGCGGCCACCTGCGTCATGATCGTGTACGTGCCGGTGCCGAGATCCTGCGTGCCGGAGGCGACCATCGCGGTGCCGTCGGGCAGAATGCGCGCAATCGCCGAGGCTTCGCTGCGGTTCGCCGGATACGTCGCCGTGCCGACACCCCAGCCGATCAGCGTGTTGCCCTCGCGCATCGAGCGCGGCGCCGGGTTGCGCCGCGACCAGCCGAATTTTTCCGCGCCGCGCTCGTAGCACGCGGTCAGCGCCTTCTCCGACCACGGCTTCTTGTCCTGCGGCTCCATGTTCGCGTAATTTTTCATGCGGAACGCGAGCGGATCCATCTTCAGCTGATACGCCATCTCGTCCATCGCCGATTCGAGCGCAAACGAGCCGCTCGTTTCGCCCGGCGCGCGCATGAACGTCGGCGTGCCGATATCGAGCTTCACGAGCTTGTGCGACGTCGACTGGTTCGGCACCGCGTACAGCATGCGCGTGACGATAGCCGAGCTTTCGGTCCAGTCTTCGAAGGTCGATGTCGTCGAGATGACGTCGTGGCGCATGCCGGTCATGATGCCGTCGTCGCGCGCGCTGATCAGGATGCGCTGCTCCGTGAACGGCCGGTTGCCGATCATGCCGAACATCTGCGGTCGTTCGAGCACGAGCTTGACGGGACGGCCGGTTTGCTTCGACGCCATGGCCGCCAGCACGACATGCGACCACACCGAGCCCTTGCAGCCGAAGCCGCCGCCGACGAACGGGCAGATCACGCGGACGTCGTCATCGGGAATGCCGAAAAACTTCGCCACTGCGCTGCGCGCGCCGGACACGCCTTGCGTCGAGTCGTAGAGCGTGAGTTTCGGGCCGTCCCAGCGCGCGAGCGTCGCGTGCGGCTCCATCGGATTGTGATGTTCGTAGGGCGTCGTGTAGACCGCGTTCAGGCGCGTCGGGCCTTGCCGCAAGCCTGCATCGACGTCGCCGCGCCGCGTCGTGATCGCGCGGCCCATCATCTTTTCCGGCTGATACGCGGCGCCCTTCGCGCGCTCGAAATCGGCATTGGGCATCGCGGCTTCGTAGCGCACATCGACGTAGCGCGCGGCGCCCTGCGCATGTTCGAGCGAATCGGCGACGACCACTGCCACCGGCTCGTTGCTGTAGCGCACCTCGTTGGTCTGCAAGAGCGTGAGCTTGCGCACGGCGGGCGGCTGCGCGTCCGGGACGCCGTTGTTCGGCAGACGCATCGCGTTCTGATACGTCATCACGAGCAGCACGCCGGGCATGGCCTGAGCGCGGCTCGTGTCGATCGACGCGATGCGCCCGTGCGCGACCGTGCTCGTCACGAGGACCGCGTGCGCGAGCTTCGCGTCGGCGTTGTCGGCCGAATAACGCGCCTGGCCCGTGACCTTCAGCACGCCGTCCGTGCGATCGAGCGGTTTTCCGATGACAGTCATGCGACACCTCCGGCCTGTTGAACCGCGCGCACGATCGCGCGTTGGGCGAGCGCGACCTTGAACGCGTTCTCGCGCTGCGGCTGCGCGCCTTGCACGGCGAGGGCTGCGGCGGTAGCGAGCGTCGCGCGGTCGAGCGGCTTGCCGACGAGTGCGCGTTCCGTCGCGTCCGCGCGCCACGGCTTGTGCGCGACGCCGCCAAGCGCGATGCGCGCGCTTTTCACCGTCGTGCCGTCCATTTGCAACGCGGCGGCGACGGAGACGAGCGCGAACGCATAGCTCGCGCGATCGCGCACCTTCAGATACTTCGAATGCCCGGCGAACAGCGGCGGTGGCAGATCGACCGACGTGATCAGCTCGCCCGCCTGCAAGGTCGTGTCGAGATCGGGCCGCTCGCCCGGCAGCCGATGAAACTCCGCGAACGCAATCGTCCGCTCGCCGTTCGGGCCGCTCACGCGCACGACGGCATCGAGCGCCGCAAGCGCCACGCTCATGTCGGACGGATTGGTCGCGATGCATTGCCGGCTCGCGCCGAGAATCGCGTGCATGCGGTTGTGGCCGTCGATCGCGGCGCAGCCGCTGCCCGGCGTGCGCTTGTTGCACTGAGGAAAGCCGGTGTCGTAGAAATAGGCGCAGCGGGTGCGCTGCATGAGATTGCCGCCGACGGTCGCCATGTTGCGCAATTGCGCCGATGCGCCCGCGAGCAGCGCCTGCGACAGCAGCGGATAACGTTCGCGCACCCACGCGTGATTTGCGCAATCGCTGTTGCGCACGAGCGCGCCGACGCGCAGGCCGCCGTCGGGCAGCGCGGTGATGCCGTTGAGCGCATCGATGTGCGTGATGTCGACGAGCTTCATCGGCCGCATCACGCCGCCTTTCATGAGGTCGAGCAGGTTCGTGCCGCCGCCGATGAACATCGTGCCCGGCTGGCTGGCCGCCTGCAGCGCCGCGCCGATATCGGCTGCGCGCTGATAGGAAATCGCGTCCATGTGCGTCTCCTCAGGCGTTCGACGATGCAACGGCTTTCACCGCCGCAACGATATTCGGATACGCGCCGCAGCGGCAGATGTTGCCGCTCATGCGTTCGCGGATTTCGTCGTCGGACAATTGCGCCGGGCGAAAGCGCACGTCGGCCGTGACCGCGCTCGCGTCGCCCGCACGGTATTCGGCGATGAGCGCCGTCGCCGAGCACAACTGCCCGGGCGTACAGTAACCGCACTGAAAGGCGTCCTTCTCGATGAACGCGCGCTGAATCGGCGCAAGCGTGTCGCCGTCGGGCGCGAGGCCTTCGACGGTCGTCACGGTTTCGCCGTCGTGCATCACCGCGAGCGTGAGACAGGAATTGATGCGCCGTCCCGACACGATCACCGTGCACGCGCCGCACTGGCCGCGGTCGCAGCCTTTCTTCGTGCCGGTGAGTCCGGCGTATTCGCGCAACGCGTCGAGCAGCGTCGTGCGCGCTTCGACCTGCAATTCGTACGGATGCCCGTTGATGTTGAGCCGCACGGGCATCATCGGCGCGGCTGCGGGCGGCGGCGCGTTGGCCGGTGTCGCGGCGGGCTGCTGTTGCGCGTGGGCGAGCGGCGCGGCGGTGACGGCGGCGGCTGCCGCGGCCGATTGCAGAAAACGCCGGCGCGACGGCTTTTGTGCCGTGTCGTATGCCGCGTCATATGCGGTCTCGCTGGCGTCGGGGGTAAGCGTATTGTCTCGGGACATGGCGATCGGATGCTCCTCGCTCGTTCGGAAGGGCGCCGTCCGGTTCGAGTCTTCATGGGCATTCGCTCGCGGCCGACTGCGACATCGTGCGGCGAGCGCCGGCTGCTCGAATCCTGTCGGTGCGTGGGATGCGCGGGCGCGCGCGTACGGCGATCAATCCATGTCGGTTAATCAGCCTCGATTATTCAAACTCGATGAATCAGCCGATCGAACGTTCGACCCCGCGACGGCGAAAACTCAGCAAGTACGATGCCATCCACGGCGGCAGCAGACGCGGCGGCGCGCGCGCCGGAATGGCGTAGCGCGCTTCCACGTAAATGCTGCATGCGCAGGTAAATCCTTCGCTGTCCGATCGAACGAAGATGGCGAAATTGCCATGTTTGCCGCGATGCTCAACGCCCCGGATACATCGACGGCGAATTGCGCGCCGAACGCGCGGGACCATAAGGATCGGGATTGCCGAAGCGCGGAATGGTGCCGTCGGCGCGTGCGCGGGCGAGATCGGCGCGCACCTGGTCGCGCGTGAGCGGCCCGTTCGACGCCATCGCCATTTGCGCGGGCATCGGCTGCTGCATCATCGGCTGAGTCGTGCCGCCCGCATTCATTTGCGCCGATGCGGTTGCGCTCATCAGCACGCAAGCCGCGCATGCGGCCAGCCAGATCGTCTTCATGGTCGTTCTCCTTCGGGTCGTGTGTTCATGTATACGCGCCTGAGGAGAAAACGGATGATTGTCGGATGGCGTCCGCAACTAACGGTCTTTTAGGGCGGCCGCCGTCGAATCATTTGATCAGCGCGAGCGCTTCCCTGAAACGCGGATGCCGATAACTGCCAAGCCAGCCAAAGATCGATGTCTCGACGGTCGTGAGCCGCGCGCCGTCCTGCCGTGCGCGTTCGAGCGCGATGGCGCGGTCGTCGGCGCGGCGCGAGGCGACCGCATCCGCCACCAGTTCCACGCGATAGCCGAGCCGCCGCAAGCCGAGCACGCTCAACAGCACGCACACGTGCGCTTCGGCGCCGGCGACCCATAAGGTCTCGGTCGTCGGCGGAAGCGCGGCGACGAACGCAGGCTCAAGCGTCGCATCGAACGTGTGTTTCGCGATGACGTTCGCCGAGCGCATGTCGTCCCGTAAAACGTCCGCGGTCGCGCCGAGTCCGTCCGGATTTTGCTCGGTGACCACCACCGGCACGCCGAGCAGATTCGCGGCGCGCAGCAGCGTCGCGACGCGCCCGCTCAGACGCTCGCCGCCGTCGAGATGCGGCAGCAGCCGCGCCTGCATGTCGATGACGACGAGCATCGGCTTACGCCTCGCTTTCCATGATCCGGTCGATCAGACGCGCGTTCTCGCCCGCCGAACCGATGCCCGCGTGCTTCGCCATCGGCACGAAGAAATGCGTCGCGACCGGCAGCTTCGAGCGCGAAAGCCAGTTCGCGAGATGATCGGCGAGGCGCTTCGCCGGCGCTTTCAGTTCCTCGCGCAGCGCGCCGGGCAGCATCTCGAAGTGACGCATGTCGGTCTGATACGGCTCCGGCGCGACGCACAGCGCATTGGGCCGGCCATCGACATCGACGGGCAGACGCTCCAGCGCCTGATGCAGCAGCGCGACGCCGAGACCTTCGCCGCGCCACGGCTTGCGCACTTCCCACAGGCTGATGTAGATCACGCGATGCGCATTGAACACTTCGCACAGCTTCTCCGGCCCGAGCGCCTCGGTGGCGGCCAGCGCAAACGAAAGCATTTCGCCCGAGTAAGTGTCGAGCGTGTAGACGAGATCGGCGCTGCTATGCAGCGGCGGCACCTTGACGAGCTGAAGCCGGACCGCCGCCGCGACGATATCGCTGCCCGCTTCGTGGAACACGGCGAACGCGGTGCCCAGGCGTTCGTCGTCGACTTGCGGATACTCGTGGCGATAAGTCATCGTGAAGAGAAACGGCCCGATCTTCTCGCGATAGGCAAGCGGCCGGTCGACGTCGTAGTCGTCGGTGCCGTCGAGGCCGTAGGGATCGTAATCGCGCTTTTCGCGCCGCTCGCCGTTTTGCGCCGACGCGGCCAGCGCCGCGAGCGGACGGCGCGATTCCGGCACGAGGTCTTCGGGCAGACCTTCCCACGTAAGGCGCAAAAATTCGCGCCCGCCGCGGTAGTGCGTTTCGAAGAGCGAAAGGATCGATTCGCCCGCCGCCGGATCGAGGATGCGCTGCGCGCATTCGTACGCGCGGTCGAGCAACTGGTCGGCCTCGGCGGGATCGGGCGAGAGATGCGGCTCGCTGCCTTGCGGCGCAGCGGGCAGGCCTTTTGCGAGACGTTCCTTGTGCGCGAGTTCGAGCCATTCGTCGGCGGCGCGCTCGGCGATGAATCCCGCCGCGATGCGATAGCCCGTCAGCACGATCGACTGGCCGGTTTGCCCGAGCGGGAACACGTATTCGTCGTTCATCACGTCTTCGACGGTGACGCGCTGAAACGTTTCGCGCGGCGCCAGGGCGTTGGCGGCTGCGTCGAAGCGGCCGTGCGACAGCACGTGGGCGACAAGGTCGGATGCGGCGGGACCGAACTCCGATCCGGCGCCGGGAAGAAGCTTCAGGAGGGACAAGGTGCTCGTGGTGCCGGTCGTGCTCGATGTGCTCATGAGTGCCATCTCCGATCGTGAAGGGTTATCGTAACAAACCGCGAGGCGCGGCAGGCGTGCCCGCGCGGGCCGTTTTAATTGGGAGATATCGATGAATGTTCAAAAGCGCGATGAATCGACCGCAACGGTTCACGAAGGCGGTTGCGCCTGCGGCGCATTTCGCTTTCGCGCGACGGGCGAGCCGCTGCGTGTCGGCATTTGTCATTGCACGACATGCAGGCAAGTACATGGCTCCGCTTTCGGAGCTTATGCGATTTACGCCCGCGGCGACGTGATGATGAGCGGCAGCCTCTCCACCTGGCGCAGTTCCGAACAAGGCCGGCGGCATTTTTGCCCGGCGTGCGGCTCGGTTGCGTACATGGAGTTCGAGTCGCGCGACGAAGTGGATCTGCCGCTCGGCGCTTTCGACGAAACCGGTCTCTTCGAGCCGGATTATGAACTGTGGTGCAAGCATCGCGAGCCGTGGCTGCCGCGCGGCGTGCGTCCCGAGTACGACGAAGAACGGCCGTATCAGGCGCGCGCGGACTGACGATTATCGGGAGCACATCGGGACATCTTTTGTCCCGCCGGAACTGCATGATCGGGTCAACGGTCCGAGCAATTGCATTCGCGCACGGAAAATAAGACGATAAGCGGCGTGCTGCGCGACGAGGCACACGCGCCGGATGCGCGAAAACGGCAGGATCGAGAACCTTTGAACTTCACGGCCAACGAGGAGTATCGATACCATGGCGAAGCAACCGGTCAGCGGCAGCGACAAGATTCATCCCGAAGGCACGACATGCATCGGCGCGTGCGATCCTGGTGAGCAGATCGAAGTGGTCGTGATGCTGCGGCGCAAGGACGAAGCCGGCTTCAAGCAGATGATGGCGAAGATCGACGCCGGCAACGCGCCCGCGCAGTCCGTCTCGCGCGAGGAATTCGACCAGCGCTTCGGCGCCTCCGACGCAGACGTCCAGAAGGTCGAGGCCTTCGCCAAACAGTACGGCCTGACGGTCGTGCGCGCCAATGCCGAGATGCGCAGCGTCGTGCTCAAAGGCAGCATCGAAGCGTTTCAGAAGGCTTTCGATGTCAAGCTCGAACGCTTTCAACATCACAACATCGGCGAATATCGCGGGCCGACCGGACCGGTCAACGTGCCCGACGACATGCACGATGCAATCACCGCCGTGCTCGGTCTCGACAGCAAGCCGCAGGCGCGTCCGCACTTTCGCTTCCGTCCGCCGTTCAAGCCGGCGCGCGGCGCGGCGCCCGCGTCGTTCACGCCGGTCGATCTCGCGCGTCTCTACGATTTCCCCGATGGCGACGGCGCCGGCCAATGCATCGCGATCATCGAACTCGGCGGCGGTTATCGCGACACGGACCTCTCCGCGTATTTCAAGAAGCTCGGCGTGAAGGCGCCGAAAGTGGTGGCGGTCGGCGTGGACAACGCGAAGAACGCGCCCACCGGCAACCCGAACGGACCGGACGGCGAAGTCACGCTCGACATCGAGATCGCGGGTGCGATTGCGCCGGGCGCGCGCATCGCCGTGTATTTCGCGCCGAACAGCGACGCCGGTTTCGTCGATGCCGTCAATCGCGCGCTGCACGACGCCACCAACAAGCCCTCGGTCATCTCGATCAGCTGGGGCGGCCCGGAGTCGATGTGGTCGCCGCAATCGGTCGGCGCGCTCAACGACGTGCTGCAAAGCGCGGCCGCGCTCGGCGTGACGGTGTGCGCCGCGTCGGGCGACAGCGGCTCGTCCGATGGCGTCGGCGACGGCACGGATCACGTCGACTTTCCGGCGTCGAGCCCGTATGTGCTCGGCTGCGGCGGCACGAGCCTGTCGGCGTCGGGCACGGGCATCGCGCAGGAAGTCGTGTGGAACGACGGCGAGCAGGGCGGCGCGGGCGGCGGCGGCGTCTCCGGCACGTTCGCGCTGCCGGTCTGGCAGAAAGGGCTTTCGATCACGCGCAACGGCAAACACGTGGCGCTCGCCAAACGCGGCGTGCCCGATGTCGCGGGCGACGCATCGCCGCAAACCGGCTACGAAGTGCTGATCGACGGCGAAGATACGGTCGTCGGCGGCACGAGCGCGGTCGCGCCGTTGTGGGCTGCGCTGATCGCCCGCATCAACGCGCTCAACAACGCGCCGTCGGGCTTCGTCAATCCGAAGCTCTACAAGGCGAAGGCGGCGTTCCGCGACATCACGCAGGGCAACAACGGCACCTTTTTCGCGGCGGCCGGCTGGGACGCGTGCACCGGCATGGGCAGCCCGGACGGCGCGAAGATCGCGGCGGCGCTCAAGCCCGCGAAGAGTTGACGTAAGGCAAGCGCAACGCAAGAGCGAGACATGAGCACGACAGTGAACAACAACCATGACGACGATTCTGGAGCGACAACGATGAACTCCGATCCACTGGCAGCGAGCGACAAAACGGCGAACGCGGAAGAACCGGCGCTGGCGGCCGCGAAGGTTCCGGCGAAGACCGCGC
This portion of the Caballeronia insecticola genome encodes:
- a CDS encoding UdgX family uracil-DNA binding protein (This protein belongs to the uracil DNA glycosylase superfamily, members of which act in excision repair of DNA. However, it belongs more specifically to UdgX branch, whose founding member was found to bind uracil in DNA (where it does not belong), without cleaving it, appears to promote DNA repair by a pathway involving RecA, rather than base excision.), producing MKCVTIDPSFAAWRTEARNLLMEGLRPEEVSWRETDASATVFGSIDPPAPGSANPDAKKPVRIAHKFLAMLETAACYRAPDRWPFLYKALWRWTQGDRAIASPEDADGRRLAQMIETVEAEENKMRKTLRFRHRDVSLGPPEFISWCEPLHDLLEHAAMHFATRMGSATWMIATPHGAAFWDGALLRVDRTSEPEEKPMDFGDTEMNGEAVSGDAIEALWLAYYESTFAPAQANAAEMASHMPVRYWKSPQNERADPALIARADPYSRRDREPRSVPPEMEVAINTDLEPIQGTMLTAPPSLDACRRCSLWRNATQAVPGMGPAGARVMLVGEQPGDQEDRAGTPFVGPSGTLLDEAIAEAGLARESLYLTNAVKHFKWEAHGEERAHLAPTQREREACRFWLEEELKRVAPKVVVALGATALKALTGHRTALSEYLGKTIEHKGCIVVPTYHPSYLLRVTDEKVRAEVFGTIVEALVFAQQIADGTATIRTPVRDRTR
- a CDS encoding glycosyltransferase, which gives rise to MLAIVIPAHNEALHIGVCVAAARRAADHHQLLGEAARVIVVLDSCTDDTGDIARAFGADVTSIDARNVGIARAYGAERALALGARWLAFTDADTTVADDWLVRQLDCRADAVCGVIGVHDWSPHIGAVREHFGRTYTDADGHRHIHGANMGVSAKAYVRAGGFPPLESSEDVALVEALVASGAQIEWSAAPRVLTSARTDFRAKKGFGATLLEVSKRYLPIGSDAADSAAIAA
- a CDS encoding nucleotidyltransferase family protein, with translation MTYSSSATGILLAAGLGTRFDPSGRRNKLLATLPDGTPVVFQSARHLLAVASEVIAVVRPGAEKLADVLNEAGCKVIFSIDAERGMGATLAAAVRATSDADGWLVALGDMPWIEPATYEAVARALDSGETLVAPVHRGKRGHPVGFGMTHRETLAALDGDAGARGLLSMHAPFIVEVDDPNVLRDVDLPGDLATG
- a CDS encoding xanthine dehydrogenase family protein molybdopterin-binding subunit, which produces MTVIGKPLDRTDGVLKVTGQARYSADNADAKLAHAVLVTSTVAHGRIASIDTSRAQAMPGVLLVMTYQNAMRLPNNGVPDAQPPAVRKLTLLQTNEVRYSNEPVAVVVADSLEHAQGAARYVDVRYEAAMPNADFERAKGAAYQPEKMMGRAITTRRGDVDAGLRQGPTRLNAVYTTPYEHHNPMEPHATLARWDGPKLTLYDSTQGVSGARSAVAKFFGIPDDDVRVICPFVGGGFGCKGSVWSHVVLAAMASKQTGRPVKLVLERPQMFGMIGNRPFTEQRILISARDDGIMTGMRHDVISTTSTFEDWTESSAIVTRMLYAVPNQSTSHKLVKLDIGTPTFMRAPGETSGSFALESAMDEMAYQLKMDPLAFRMKNYANMEPQDKKPWSEKALTACYERGAEKFGWSRRNPAPRSMREGNTLIGWGVGTATYPANRSEASAIARILPDGTAMVASGTQDLGTGTYTIMTQVAADALGFPPDYVRFALGDSSLPKAPVSGGSQSAASVSPAVRAASLQARDQLIALALADRGSPVAGLAREDVTVSNGWVVSVSNPDKRDPAAAIIARNGGRAIEATATTRPGDEKKQYAFHSFGAVFVEVHVDADLGVIRVPRIVGVYDVGTLLNEKTAHSQLMGGIVWGVGSALFEKGEMDSRYGRYTNANLAEYHVPVNADIGMLDISFVGQPDPLINPLGARGIGEIGITGVAGALGNAVYHATGVRVRDLPITLDRILPPTTA
- a CDS encoding FAD binding domain-containing protein, with product MDAISYQRAADIGAALQAASQPGTMFIGGGTNLLDLMKGGVMRPMKLVDITHIDALNGITALPDGGLRVGALVRNSDCANHAWVRERYPLLSQALLAGASAQLRNMATVGGNLMQRTRCAYFYDTGFPQCNKRTPGSGCAAIDGHNRMHAILGASRQCIATNPSDMSVALAALDAVVRVSGPNGERTIAFAEFHRLPGERPDLDTTLQAGELITSVDLPPPLFAGHSKYLKVRDRASYAFALVSVAAALQMDGTTVKSARIALGGVAHKPWRADATERALVGKPLDRATLATAAALAVQGAQPQRENAFKVALAQRAIVRAVQQAGGVA
- a CDS encoding (2Fe-2S)-binding protein; translated protein: MSRDNTLTPDASETAYDAAYDTAQKPSRRRFLQSAAAAAAVTAAPLAHAQQQPAATPANAPPPAAAPMMPVRLNINGHPYELQVEARTTLLDALREYAGLTGTKKGCDRGQCGACTVIVSGRRINSCLTLAVMHDGETVTTVEGLAPDGDTLAPIQRAFIEKDAFQCGYCTPGQLCSATALIAEYRAGDASAVTADVRFRPAQLSDDEIRERMSGNICRCGAYPNIVAAVKAVASSNA
- a CDS encoding DUF4148 domain-containing protein; the protein is MKTIWLAACAACVLMSATASAQMNAGGTTQPMMQQPMPAQMAMASNGPLTRDQVRADLARARADGTIPRFGNPDPYGPARSARNSPSMYPGR
- a CDS encoding isochorismatase family protein — translated: MLVVIDMQARLLPHLDGGERLSGRVATLLRAANLLGVPVVVTEQNPDGLGATADVLRDDMRSANVIAKHTFDATLEPAFVAALPPTTETLWVAGAEAHVCVLLSVLGLRRLGYRVELVADAVASRRADDRAIALERARQDGARLTTVETSIFGWLGSYRHPRFREALALIK
- a CDS encoding GFA family protein, whose translation is MNVQKRDESTATVHEGGCACGAFRFRATGEPLRVGICHCTTCRQVHGSAFGAYAIYARGDVMMSGSLSTWRSSEQGRRHFCPACGSVAYMEFESRDEVDLPLGAFDETGLFEPDYELWCKHREPWLPRGVRPEYDEERPYQARAD